A genomic stretch from Aedes albopictus strain Foshan chromosome 2, AalbF5, whole genome shotgun sequence includes:
- the LOC134286554 gene encoding sericin-2-like: RNSSGSSSRNSSGSSSRNSSGSSSRNSSGSSSRNSSGSSSRNSSGSSSRNSSGSSSRNSSGSSSRNSSGSSSRNSSGSSSRNSSGSSSRNSSGSSSRNSSGSSSRNSSGSSSRNSSGSSSRNSSGSSSRNSSGSSCRNSSGSSSRNSSGSSSRNSSGSSSRNSSGSSSRNSSGSSSRNSSGSSSRNSSGSSSRNSS; encoded by the coding sequence aggaattcctccggaagttcctccaggaattcctccggaagttcctccagaaattcctccggaagttcctccagaaattcctccggaagttcctccaggaattcctccggaagttcctccaggaattcctccggaagttcctccaggaattcctccggaagttcctccaggaattcctccggaagttcctccaggaattcctccggaagttcctccaggaattcctccggaagttcctccaggaattcctccggaagttcctccaggaattcctccggaagttcctccaggaattcctccggaagttcctccaggaattcctccggaagttcctccaggaattcctccggaagttcctccaggaattcctccggaagttcctccaggaattcctccggaagttcctgcaggaattcctccggaagttcctccaggaattcctccggaagttcctccaggaattcctccggaagttcctccaggaattcctccggaagttcctccaggaattcctccggaagttcctccaggaattcctccggaagttcctccaggaattcctccggaagttcctccaggaattcctcc